CGGGGTATCGGTATCTGGGTCGTGAATAAACTGTACCCTGTTGGGCCGCACTCTGGTTCCAGAGGTGTCTGTATTTCTGACCTGTACCGAGACCCGAAGGTGTTAATGAGGGGAAACAATAAATGGGCTGTTGGTTATCTCACAAATTCCTCAAATTCACAGGTACGGTCACCGAGACCCCAGCACTTAACCTCACGGAGGTCAACTGGTCTCCCGCTCATGGATTCGAGTATCCCTGCAAGTAGACCACCCTCAAAGTGACAGAGGGCCTTACCTGAAGCAGGAAGTCCTGCACAGCTTAGGCACTCATCAACCCTAAGGCGGTAGGGGTTCTCTTCAAGAATCTCAAGTTCACCGGCGCGGTTATCATGGAGAACTTTCACGGCTTCATCAGTGCTCTTCAGTCCCATACTCCGTCCAAGGTCCTTACCACTCTTGTAGAGGATACCATTGGCCCCGTCTCCTATGATTGAGTAGGGCATGAACCTCAGTATCCTGAACAGTTTTATATCTGTCATGGTACCAAGGGATGGTCTTTCCGCCACAAGGTCTCCAACATCATACATATTCATCACCTTTTAATAAAGGGTATCTCTTAATATTTAAAGTTTTGTTATTACCGGAGCATCCAAAAAATAGTAATAAGTCGCAGACAATTATTATCCCTGGCAGCATGGCCACAGTTCTTAATTAGGGATTAAAAAAATTAATGATCAGTCACCGGCAAGGAAACCCCCAATGGCGCCACCGATACCCATGAAGATCATTGAAACAAAGAGGAGTACCACCACAAGCAGTATACCGGCGAATGCACCAAGGAACAACCCTCCGAATCCTCCAAGGACGGCACCAAAGATTGTTAAGAGAACCGCTAGGACTATGCCGCCAAAGGCACCGGCAAGCGTGGCATTCCAGAACCCACCAGTGGCACCTTCCCTCACCATGAGGCCAACAACAAAACCCGCAAGGAACAAGCCAAGGACAGAGGCCTGGTCAATAAACGGGCTAAGGATGATCGGAAAAACAACTGCAAGTATGAATCCAGTAATGACAGCTCCCCACTTAACCATATAAACACCATTATAATTTATGTTACGCCATCCTAAAAAACTTTTAGATTTATAGACACCTCCTGACATAATATTATACATGCCAGGGGAATCTATGGCAGTTGTCTTCCCACACCACCTCATGGAGAATCATCCCGCTGCAGAGAAAACATCAGACTTCATTGTGGTGGAGGACCAACTCTTCTTCGGAGACCCCGTATTCAACCTGAGGTTCCATAAGAACAAACTCTTACTTCACAGGGCCTCCATGCGCTACTATTATGACCACCTGAAATCAAGGGGCCTGAATGTCAGATACATAGATTACACGCCGGACCCTGACATGGGGTACCTCAGGGAGCACCTTGAGGGATATGAGAGGGTCTACACACTGGAACTCCTTGACCATGAACTTGAGAGGAGATTGAGGCGGCTCTGCAGTGAAACGGGCGCAGAACTCGTTGAGATTGAGGGGCCATTCATCTTCAGAAGGAGGCTCATGGACAGTTACTTCAGGGATGGCAGGTTCTTTCTCACATCATTCTACATAAGGGAGAGGAGGAGGCTCTCCATTCTCATGGAAAACTCCAAGCCCAAGGGCGGTAAATGGACATTTGATAGGGAGAACAGGAGGAGGCTGCCGCGGGGAACGAATATTCCCAGGCCCATAGAACTGCCTGAAAACAGTTATGTGCGTGAAGCCAGGAGTTACGTGACCGAGCGCTTTTCTGATAACCCTGGTTTCATGGAACACTTCAACTACCCCACAACCCACAGGGAAGCCCGGATATTTTTGAGGGATTTCATAGAAAAAAGGCTCAGGAACTTTGGAAGCTACCAGGATTTCATATCCCGTGATGAGACGTTTCTCTTCCACTCTGTACTCTCTTCCTCACTCAACATCTGCCTCCTAACACCCATGGAGGTTCTGAAAGCAGCGCTATCTGCAGATGCCCCCCTCAATTCTGTTGAGGGATTTGTGAGGCAGGTTATGGGCTGGAGGGAGTTCATAAGGGCAGTTTACATTCTTAGGGGATCCTATCAGAGGACCAGGAACTTCTTTAACCACAGTGGCAGACTGACAGATAAACTTTATTATGGCAGAACAGGTCTTGAGCCCTATGATAACGCAGTAAGGAGGGTTTTAACCTGGGGATACACCCACCACATCGAGCGTCTCATGGTCATAGGTAATCTCATGCTCCTCCTCAGCATCGACCCTGATGAGGTTTATCGCTGGTTCATGGAGATGTTCATAGACTCCTATGACTGGGTGATGGTCCCCAACGTCTATGGCATGAGCCAGTACGCTGATGGGGGCCTCATGGCAACCAAGCCCTACATATCATCATCAAACTATATCCTGAGGATGAGTGACCATGCAAGGGGTGACTGGTGCAGGGTCTGGGACTCCCTCTTCTGGACATTCTTAAGTGATAAGAGAACCTATATAGGTGAAAATCCACGCATGAGGCTCCTCTACAGGTACCTCACAGATGAGAAACTTGAGAACTTCCAGAAGGTTAAAAGAAAATTTTTAGAGGAACTCAGAGACCCCTGATAGGTTACTCATAACCTGTGTAGTCCAGGGCACCTGAGTTGTAGAGCCTCTGAAGGTCAGATGCATGGGTTAGCTCATATGCGGTGTAGGGGTTGTTGAGGTAAGGGTGGATGAGACCCTTTATGATGTAATAGTAGGCTCCCAGTCTCCCGTACTGCCTCCAGACTATCTGCACGTAGAGGGGGAAACCACAGCCAGGGTTTACGAATACGTTACCCTCCCGCACGGTCCCATGGAAGACCATGGGCATGGGGCCCTCCTGGCCCTTCTCGGCAGCCACCCTCTCAACGTAGTCCATGGCCTCATCGAGAGTGTCGAATTCGTATCCATCGGCCCTGTAACGGTATTTGCCATCAGGCACTCCAAATATGAAGGATTCAAGGACCTCGGTCCAGTCTATGTCTGTCCTGTACTCTGAACTGATGTATGCGAGTTCTATTATGGTGACGTTGCCCTCCCTGTAGTGTCTGTAGTTTGAGCTCCCTGCGTAGTGGACCACAAGGGCACACTTGGACCCCCTCTGGGCCGCGTACTCTGCAAGCACCTTTGACTGGGGGTGTCCTGGGTACATATCAGGGTTTGCCAGTTTTACGAAACCCAGACGCCCAACGGGCTCCACGGGGCTCAGGGCAGTTACAGCGTAGAGGTATACCCCAAATATGAGAATGGCTGCAACGATTATATAGGATGATCTTGCCATGTTATCCTCGTTTAATTTATCTATTTTAATTTATGCTAAGGCCCATTCTGTATAAAAGTAACGGTGTATATTAGGCAAGAGAGAGTCATTATTTTTCCTGCAGTAACTCTTTGATTTCCCTGACCTCCCTTTTAAGATCCTCTATACTTTTTTCTATGTTTTCTATCCTGTCATGGATCTCCTTTTCTTCTTCAGGGTTTTTAACGAACCAGGAGGCCAGGGAGGCTGTGAGGAAACCCACGAAGGTGACCCCTACAAGCATGAGTATGCTGGTGATGGCCTTACCGTAGAGTGTTGTTGGGGGGATTACAACCTCACCCACGATGGTGGTTGTGATGCTGTACCATAGGGAGTCCAGCGGGCCGTGGAGGGATCTGTTGACCCCTGATTCTATCATATAGAAGAAGAGTGTGCCTCCCACTATTGCAAAGAGGAGTATTCCCAGTGCTTGGTCAAGGTGAGTGTCCACAAGGAATGTGAAGAACTTCTTGAGGTACTTCCTGAAGAGTGCGAGGACCTTCACAACCCTGATGATCCTTATGAACCTGAAGGCCCTAAAGAAATCCACAGGCATGAAGGCCAGTATATCCATCCAGTTCTCCCTTAAGAATCCTTTTCTGTTATCGGCCCTTTTGAGGTTGATGGAGAATTCCAGGAAGAGTATGATGCAGAGGAAAAGGTCAAACTGGTTGATGGCATTCACTGTCCCTGGATTTGAGGGGTAGAATGATATGTAGCTTAAAAGCACTATGTCAAGGATTATGAGTATTAGGAGAGTGAGTTCCTTGATCCTGATGAGTTCTCCGTACTCCATGGGGACCACATTATAGAGTTGGTCTTCTGGCATCTTAAATACTTTGCAGTGCATGGGGTTCCATCCTAACTGCGGTTCATGTAATCTCTTAGTCCACATGACAGCCATAAAATGTAAGTACATGACTTCGTTATAGTGACGTTACGAATCCACATGGTCAGAATAAACACCTAGGTAGTACTATTTAAAGAAATGTTATTTAAAGGTTAAGGTGGACTACAAGTTTTTTCCAAGATAATCTTTATTTCTACGACAAAGTCATGATTACCTGGTCTCTGCCACAATCAAAATTCCATGCCTATCTTCTCAAACATTTTTCCTATATAATCGCCATGTTCCTGAAACAAGATGTTATGATCCTCAAATTCCGCCAAGGCATCCTTGTCATCAATTTCGGAAAATCTGCCATTTTCCCATGATTTCTTTATTTTGCTGTACTCGGATACCGATACAATGAAAGCATCCAGTTGTAAATCAACACTCCCATCTTCATTTATCCTATCTTCAATACGCTTAATGAATTTGCATAATTGAATTTTCTCATCCTTGAAATTCCCCAAGTTTCTGATACCCTTCGGATCAACAAAAACCATATACTGCTTATCTCCATCTTTAAGCCACAAAATGAAGTCTGGATAGAAACCCGCACTTAAGAAAAACCCAACCCCCTTTTTGGAAATATTTCTTAATAAAAACAGATCTTTATCCTCAAATAAATCTTTTCTACTCTCCAAGAAATCTCTCAGATCCTCCACAAACTTTGTTTCTCCCTCATTCAACTTCACAGGGATTGATTTTATCTCTTCTTTATTTTCTTTCCAGATTATCAAAGGAGTGTAAAGATGGTTGTCAAGATGGACAATGAAAGAATCCCATTTTTCCCAAGAATCAGGCACCATGTCCCCATTATACCCTTCAAGCTGCTCTGTAATACTCGAAATATCAGAGGCCAATTTTTTCGGGATTTTAAGGGTAATCTCATAGTTCTCTGGAAACATTGAGAAACTTTCCTTAGTTAGTTTCTCAACCTCTAAATAATCCATCATCTTTCTTTTTTCCATCTTTCTGTAAAATTTGCTCATATAATCCTTGAGAACCATCAAAACTATTTCATGGAACTTTTCCATCCCCTTGAAGGAAGTTATTTTTAATGTGGGCCTACCATTCTCCCTTTCCACAGCTATTCCAGAGGCATCGGCCATGAAAATCTGATATCTCCTCGAGTTTATGATATCCCTCAGGACATCAACGTCGATGAGCAGATTGAACATTCCATTGATTGTCTTATGATTTATTACTTCAGAATAAATTAGATCCCAATCAATAAGATCCAGATACTCATCAGATATTTCCACGGCCCTGTTAACGACTGTAGATACCGCTTCATTTCTCAATCCATGTGCAAATGTAATTTTAGGCCTTAAATCAAGCTTAATAGTATCCAAGATATCCAGATCAGCCTCCAACCTAACTGGATGCTCAAGAAAATCAAAGTCATCCTTTGTCTTTATTGTATATATCTTCCCTTCCCATTTTTCGCTGTTGTTAAACCTGATAGGGATCACTATTTCCTCATAATGCACTTCCTCATTCTCTATCGCTGTGAGGAATGAATTTATGTAATCAGCGTTTAAACCGAATATAAACAAGGTCTGAAGGGCTTTTAATTCATAATCAGGATTTTCTTCTCTTTTTAGAGAATAATCTTTACCTTTAAGCCTCACACCCCTCCCAAAAAGTTGGATGATCTGCGGTCCTTCACCTTTTCCCATATTTATTAGTCCCATATTGGAGACTCTCCATGAGTTCCAGCCTTCAACAAATTTTTTTGAGCCTATAAGAATGTTTATTGGTGATCTGTTCTCATTTATTCCAAAAAACAGAGATTGACTCATGTGATCCTCTTTCAGTTCAATCCCTGACTCCTCTATTAACTTCTTAAGAGAAGACACATCTCCAACGTTTATAACTCCAAAGTATTTTTCTGATGTGGATGCTTTAAGCCCTATTTCACCCTCTGCATTCTTAATTTCATAAAGTTCAAGGTTTCCTTTGCCATTGAAAACATTTTGATAGATGCCTTCAACAATTTCTTCAATGGAATCTTCTCTCACAAAATCAAACTTGCCCTTGAAAATATCGTTCCCTTCCTCGTCAATGAGTCCTGACTGCCCGCCCAATATCTTCTCAACGTTTTCTTTAAGATAGTTTTCTGATTTCATTATTTTATCAAGAAATTGAATTAACCGGACCACATCAGAATTTAATCCCTTTCCAGTAACTTTACTTCCAACAAAGGTCTGCAGAGGTTTTTCTATATGGTACTCCCTCAATTCTTCCCTATTCTTTTCAAAAATGACCAGTTGCTCATAGAAAGATAATAATCCTGCTGTTAGCAATAAATTTTGCTGTTCTTCTGAATAGAACTCTCTTGCTCCCTTTTTCTCTGCTTTTATGTTATAAACGTAGAAATCCTTTCCATAACCATCCATGTAAAAATACTTGTAAGAGTAATCAAAGATTATGGCTTTTGAGTATTCATCATATAATTCAATATTCATCCGGTTTGACTTTCCACCTCTTGGTCTCCCGGAGCTTGTAAATTTAATAATCTGGCCAAATGTCGCTGAATATTCAAATATAAATCCATTTTTTGCTATTTTTTCTCTTAATCCTTTCCATGTCTGTTCTTCAGATTTTTGACCTTTGTGTCCCTCATCAATAAAAACCAAATTTTTACCATCGAAAGAGGAGATATCTACACTCACACCCTCTCCTTTTTTCTCCTCCCTTAGTTTATGAATTTCTATAACCAGAATTTCCTCATTCCTTGTCTTTAAATTATCAATGTTCCCATCATATAATTTGCAGGGAATACCTGACAATTTTAATTCATCATAATGCTGTTTTGATAAACCTTCATTAGGTGTTATAAGGATGATGTTATCCCATGGTTTATCTGCGTATTTCAGAATCTGCCAGTAATTTATATGCATAATAAGCGTTTTTCCGCTTCCTGTTGCCATCCAAAAAGCAAGTTTTTTAAGGTCATCCTCACTGAATGGTTTTATTTCTGTCCCCTTTTCCCTGTTAAACTCCTTCAGGAACGAGTTCAATTCATTTAAAAAGTTATGTCTGTCCCTGCAATATCTATCTAAAAATATTTCTGTAAATAAAACCGCCAGGTATTGGAAGTACTTGAGGTTAAAGTTTGGCTGGTTTCTATTTTTCCTTAATGTCTCTACATATCTTCTTATCGATTCATCGTATCTTAAAAGTTGATCCTCCCATCCTCCCTTTAATCCAATCAAAAAATCAGCAAAATAACTTCTTCCATGGGAGTCATAACCCTCTTCTACATCCTTTAATTTTTCCCTTAATTCGTTAAAATCATCCAAGCCAAACAGTTTGAGGAAATACTTATTTAGTACCAGGTGCTTCTCAAGTTCCATTGACATCTTATCTCACTTCCTCAAACATTAAAGATTTGAATAAATGTTCTACTAGTCTAAAGTTCTCAACTAGGGCTTCTCCATTTATGTAAATTTCATCTGGTCCGAAATCGCCTATGTTGTCTTCAATAATTCTTTTATCCTTCTCAAAATCAATGTTTTCAGTGCTTCTCCAGATGATGGCTGTTCTCTTCCTTTCGTTTTCTCCGAAAACAAAAACATATTTTCTACCGTTATCCTCTAAAGTCTTATAGGTTTTTACATGCAATCCTAAAAGATAGTTGAAGGTCTCCACTGTATCCACATTAACCAATTTTGGCTGATAATTATCCATAATTTTTAGTTTATAATTGAAGGGGTCTCTAAGTTCTTCAAGATTTAGAAAAGTACTGCTGTTCCTGGTTTCCCATTCAAGCATGTAATTAACAAAGTAATTGGGTACATCATAAAGTGTTTTCTGTGGTTCTTCAAACTCAATGTTTTCCAATGCATCCTCGTATTGCTCTAAGACATGGTATTTGAAAAATCCTCCAGCCGTTTCTGGGTTGTATTTCTCTTTAATATCATTACTTATTCCTGACCTGTCGTAAGCCAGCACCTTTTTCATTCTCGGTAAAACCACTGTCCAGAAATGATCCCCCATTTCCACCCCAATCCATTTTCTTCCTAGTTTATGGGCTACCGCCGTTGTTGTCCCAGAACCAAGGAAGAAATCCAAGACAAGATCTCCTTCATTCGAAGTGGATTCTATGACACGCTTTAATAGAACCTCAGAATTTTCAGTTTGGAAATCCCAGTTAGAGGTATAACCTGAGATATCAGTCCAATTAGAATCAATTTGTTTTACTTTAGTTGGAGGAAGTAAATATTCTATTTTTACATAATCTTTATTTCCGCAATTCGGACACCCTTTCCAAATGCCAGAACTATGAATATGATTACATTTTTTACATTTTAATCGTATTTTTCCTTCCTTTTCCATTTGCTTTATTTTTTTCTGTCCATATGTCCAATGTCTTCCTTTTGGAGGATCAAATAAATACCCAAATATATAAAGCGGGTTTCCCTGCCCCTGAGAGTCCATAGCATGCCATCTGGCACCCTTTGCCCGAGGTAATCTTTTAAAAAGCAAATTAAATAAAAAATTATCAGACTTAGAATAAAGATAAAGAGAGTCGCTTGCAGTATTGAATCTTCTCACTCTTGAATCTTGTTTGCTTATTCTACTGACAATTATTTCATTTCTGAAATTTTTCCTCCCAAAAATTTCATTCAAAAGCATTCTTACATACATATTCCCATTATAATCACACCTTACAAAGATGCTTCCCTTTTCATTAGACAAATCCCTTCCAAGTCTTATCCTGTTTTCAAGCATTGTTATCCAGGTCGCATCTTTATAATCTACTTTGTAAAGATAATCTGCTTCCTGCTCTTTGTTAAACGGCGGATCAATATAGATGGTCTGTACTTTCTCATAATATTTATTTAAAAGCAAATTCAAAGCCTGCCAGTTTTCACTTTTTATTAGAATACCATCCAAAATATCATCTAAATCATTGTTTTCTGACAAAGAACTTAACAGCCTCCACTTAAAATCTTCATCAAAGTACTTTGTATCAACTGGCAACGTCTTCCATTTTTTCCCCTCTAAAGTATTATTAACAACTAAATCATTTTCATTCCTGACATCAATCTCAAATAATTCCTTCCACTCATTTAATTGTTCTTCATTCTTCAGAATATCATCCAAAATACTTTCTAAAAACTTCTCACCTCCATATTCCTTAATTTTATCGAGGGTTATTACATAATTCGTATCAATAACAAACTTCTTCTTCTCCCATACTTTCTTCTGAAAGTTTTCAATCTGTGCTAAGAACTTGATTATCGTTAAAGCAATGCTCCTGAATGCTTTAAGCCCTATAATGTAAATTTTTAATTTATCAAAATACCCTCCATCATCTAATATCTGTAAATCTTCCAGATTCAAAAACTCATTTTTAATGTAAAAGTCCAGCTCCCTCTCCAAAAATTCTTTCAGATCTTTGTGTATGAAGTAATCTCTTGTGTTTCTTCTTGTGTACCTGTAAAGATGCCTTTCAATTAAAGTCTTATCTCCTTCTTTTCTGAAGATCAATTCCCCTATCTTTTCAGGGATTCTCTCCCTCAGGATTTTTATTGTTTCTTCATTAGCTTTATCCTGTGATACCGTGTTTCCGTGTTTATACTTCTTCTTTTCATCTTCACTTAAAGTTCTGTACTCAAAATAGATATCCAATTCATTATTTTCGTTATCGAAATCAAAAACTCTCTTATTCAAAACAAAAAACTTCTTTTCCTCTGACTTAACGTTTCCTTTTTCTTCTTCTGCTTCTAAAACTCTGAAATTAACTGTCAGAGCCCCAACCCTGAACGTGTATTTCCTGAAATACTCCGTGGTCTTTATGTAATACTGATCCTTATTTGCCCAATAAAGCAAAACTTCTTCACCATTATAGGGGACCATATATTTTTCATTCTTACCATATCTCCTTTTACTTATGAAATCCCCCTTATCATAATAACGGGAGAAGAAATTGATGAGATGATTGTAGATCTCTCTTTCTAGGTCTTCTGAAATTTTAACCGTTTCTATCTGCCTTTTCAAATTTTCATACTTCTCAATATCCTCAGCAAAATCTACTCTATAAATTTCCTCTCTATCCTTATCTCCACTTTTTAATGCCTCAAGGTATTTCTTAACACCATTTCTGGATGACAGCTCCTTTAATTGTTCTTCCAGACCTTTTTTTTCTTCTTTGCTAAGTAGATCCAATTGATTTTTAATTTCAGTGATAAGATCCTCTTCAATAAACTTTTCAATTTCTCTTCGCTTGTAATTCATTATCCTATAAATGCCAAAGTCAAGATCTTCATTTTCGAACTGAAATATTTCCCTAAGCTTTTCTTTTAAGTCTTCCCTCAATTCATTAGACATCTCAGTTTTTGAAGCCATTAAGCCCCACCTCTATATGATTATAAAGCTGTAATAATGTAACTAGTGACCACATCCTAGTTCTTGAGTAAACACCTAGACACCCCTTAGATATGGAGTTTAACCATCTAATTCTTTATTGTTCTCTTTCACATAAAATGATCCCTAAAGTATAAGAAAGTTAGATAGATAAACTAGATAAAAATGAAAGAGAAGACCTTATAAGGAGATTAGAGAAACTTTCCTCCCAGAAAGAACTTGCCAACAATGCCAAAAGAATTTTAGAACAGTTAAAAATGGAATAATTGAACTACTTAGACCAGATAACCCTTAAAAACAAAATAGAGTAAATAAGTAAGTATTCTCAATTCTCTAATCTAACCTTATCGATTCAACCACTTTTTTTATCTCCTTATCATTCACAATATTCCTATTAAAGTCAAAATAATAGCCTTTACCGTTTTTTATCGTATAATAGCGATAATTCGTGCTTGTTACAGTGTATACAGCAGGATTACCATCTATACTCGTATATCCATAATTCAATACAGGTTCTCCAAGCTCAGCCTTAACCTGTTGTGTCTCTTGAAGTTCCTGATCCAAAGTCGCAGGGAATAAAGTGCCAGGTTCAGAGGAAATAACTCCAGAGCCATAGGAAAAGGCCATCCTACCATCAGGCGTACGGACCCAGTCTCCCTTCACCTCCCAATCTCGAGGTATATCAAATGAAACACCGACCTTTGAATCATGATAGGTTTTTGTTGGAAAAATAATCCCAATGGCAAAATATAACAATATAAGACATACTCCAACAACTACGATTTTTCCATTAATATGCATCACCCCCTTCTTAACTTTGAATTATATATATGCATATAATATATTTAGAGGTATATATTATAAATATAAATTAGAGATGATGACAGATGAATAGAAATCTCCTCATAATAATCCTCATATCCCTAGTTATCACCACTGCAGGCTGCACCACCAAATACCAAAAATTCTCTAATGAGAATATGTCATTCGAATACCCTGAAAACTGGGAGGCCATGCCAATACTGGATGACGTAAGCCTAACAGAAAGGGAGGGTGATGGTAGAATCTTCATCAATCCCACCCTTGAGGATCTAGAAACCTTCAAATCATGGTATGGGCAGAGCGCAGAGTATATTGGTGAAGAAAAAATTGGAGGAGTAACCTGTTATAAATATAAAGTTGATCATGGAGGAGCCTACATTTTCCAAAAAACAAATACCGTCTTCCTTGTAGTATACGGTGAAGGATCTGAAGACGTTGCAAAACACATCATAGAAACATTAAATGCAACATACATTATTGAACCCACAAAATCCCCTCAAATATAAAAAAGAAGAAAAATTAAGTGATTGTAGATCCGTTTTCATCAAAGTAAAGAGTGCTTATTCTGACAACAGGCGATTTCTGTCTTCCCTTAACTCCTGAAACACTGACTCTGCTTGTTTTAATATCTGTGGTGTTGTAGGTGTTCTCATAGGATATCGTCCTTGACCTGTAATTGGTGTTGTAGGTGTACTGCTTGAAGAGTGCAGTGGTGCCGAGCTGGAAGTATCCAAGGCTGAGGTCCCTGCTGAGGCCCTTCTTCAGGTAGAAGTTGTAGGTCTTCCTGGTGACTTTGCCGTGGTCATTGATGTTCACATATAAGAGCACCCTGATGGTCACCGCAGAGTTGTTCTTTATCCTCACCTTGAGGGCCTTCTTTGGTATCGCTGCAGATATCAGCGCTGTATCATCATTGTTCACGGGGTTGCTGTCGTCTATTTCAGGTGAGACCGCAGAGGCGTTCACTGTAAAGTTACCCGCTGAGACCACCCTGGCTGTTATATTGAGGAGTGCTGTTTCACCGTCTGCAAGGTCACCGATGACCCAGACACCGTTACTGTAGGTGCCCCTGTCCATCTGCACATTCTGGACCTGCAGGTTAGCAGGTAGCTGCAGGTTGACCCTGGCATTCTGGGCGACCTCAGGACCATTGTTCCTGACACGGCAGACCACGTTGACCACGTCACCCTGATAGGCCCTCGGTTTACTTACATAGAGGTCAAGGTCCAGGTCAGTTCCCCTGACAGCGACTGATGCGCGGGCCATGTTATTGTAGACATTCACATCACCCTCATCCACCTCACGCACCGAAACATAGTCAGAGAGATCACCTGTCCTGTTAACCAGGCACACAACTGTGAGGGTGACCTCTTCACCGGCATCAAGGGTCTCGAGGATCCACTCCCTCGCCACATCATCAAAGTAACCTGTAGTGTAACTGTAACTCTGAATCGCAAGGCCGCCTGAGAAGAAGTTGGCAACATTGATGTTATTTGCAGCGTGGGGGCCCCTGTTCTTGAGTTTCACATTGAATGTGACCGTATCACCAAGCCGGGCACTCTGCTTACTGCTTGTCACATTGAGTTCAAGGTCCGCGATCCCCCTGACCCTGAACTGCAGCTGGGCATCGTTGTTGGAGGGGTTCTCATCACCATCCGCCGTCACATTGGCAGTCACCGTAACGTTTCCTGTCGTGTTGAGGAGGCACACAAGTGTCAGGGACCTCTCCTCATATGCAGGTATGTCCCCAATCTCCCAGGTACCTGTCTCGAGGTCATAGTATCCCTGACCTGTGTAATAGTCCTGGAGGACCAGACCCTCAGGAACTCTGACAGTTGCAACGGCATTCTGCACGTTCTGATTGCCTGCCTTCGCTATGACCTTAACCCTAAGTGTCGAGTTATACACTGGCTTCGTATTGTTCTTATCGAGTTCAACACCCACATCTGCTGCAGCCGATGAACCTGCCAGTATAAAAACTGCGAGGAGTGCTGCAAGCAGAAGTGTTCCATTACGCATGCTATTTTCCACCTCCTGAAGATTCATTCACAGTAGATACCTGAAGGAGGCTTTAAAGCATGCCTTTGGGTACAAACGAGTGTCTTATGTAACCATGCAGATTAACAGATTCATAAGTTACATAAGAATATTAAAAATCGAGCATTGGCCTCCAATAAATCTAATATCAAGAATTTTCAGGTATTATAATCTAAAACATGGAAATACCATTTTAATACTTTTAAATCTTCCATTTAGAGATTATTTCAAAAAATATTTATGAAATCAGGGTTTATAAGTGAAATGGTGATTAAAATGCCGCTAAAAGATATAAACTTAAAAGCTCTTGATGGGAAACTAACGCTCTCAC
This genomic stretch from Methanothermobacter sp. harbors:
- a CDS encoding DEAD/DEAH box helicase family protein, with translation MSMELEKHLVLNKYFLKLFGLDDFNELREKLKDVEEGYDSHGRSYFADFLIGLKGGWEDQLLRYDESIRRYVETLRKNRNQPNFNLKYFQYLAVLFTEIFLDRYCRDRHNFLNELNSFLKEFNREKGTEIKPFSEDDLKKLAFWMATGSGKTLIMHINYWQILKYADKPWDNIILITPNEGLSKQHYDELKLSGIPCKLYDGNIDNLKTRNEEILVIEIHKLREEKKGEGVSVDISSFDGKNLVFIDEGHKGQKSEEQTWKGLREKIAKNGFIFEYSATFGQIIKFTSSGRPRGGKSNRMNIELYDEYSKAIIFDYSYKYFYMDGYGKDFYVYNIKAEKKGAREFYSEEQQNLLLTAGLLSFYEQLVIFEKNREELREYHIEKPLQTFVGSKVTGKGLNSDVVRLIQFLDKIMKSENYLKENVEKILGGQSGLIDEEGNDIFKGKFDFVREDSIEEIVEGIYQNVFNGKGNLELYEIKNAEGEIGLKASTSEKYFGVINVGDVSSLKKLIEESGIELKEDHMSQSLFFGINENRSPINILIGSKKFVEGWNSWRVSNMGLINMGKGEGPQIIQLFGRGVRLKGKDYSLKREENPDYELKALQTLFIFGLNADYINSFLTAIENEEVHYEEIVIPIRFNNSEKWEGKIYTIKTKDDFDFLEHPVRLEADLDILDTIKLDLRPKITFAHGLRNEAVSTVVNRAVEISDEYLDLIDWDLIYSEVINHKTINGMFNLLIDVDVLRDIINSRRYQIFMADASGIAVERENGRPTLKITSFKGMEKFHEIVLMVLKDYMSKFYRKMEKRKMMDYLEVEKLTKESFSMFPENYEITLKIPKKLASDISSITEQLEGYNGDMVPDSWEKWDSFIVHLDNHLYTPLIIWKENKEEIKSIPVKLNEGETKFVEDLRDFLESRKDLFEDKDLFLLRNISKKGVGFFLSAGFYPDFILWLKDGDKQYMVFVDPKGIRNLGNFKDEKIQLCKFIKRIEDRINEDGSVDLQLDAFIVSVSEYSKIKKSWENGRFSEIDDKDALAEFEDHNILFQEHGDYIGKMFEKIGMEF
- a CDS encoding DUF5518 domain-containing protein: MVKWGAVITGFILAVVFPIILSPFIDQASVLGLFLAGFVVGLMVREGATGGFWNATLAGAFGGIVLAVLLTIFGAVLGGFGGLFLGAFAGILLVVVLLFVSMIFMGIGGAIGGFLAGD
- a CDS encoding V4R domain-containing protein, with protein sequence MYDVGDLVAERPSLGTMTDIKLFRILRFMPYSIIGDGANGILYKSGKDLGRSMGLKSTDEAVKVLHDNRAGELEILEENPYRLRVDECLSCAGLPASGKALCHFEGGLLAGILESMSGRPVDLREVKCWGLGDRTCEFEEFVR
- a CDS encoding cryptochrome/photolyase family protein — its product is MAVVFPHHLMENHPAAEKTSDFIVVEDQLFFGDPVFNLRFHKNKLLLHRASMRYYYDHLKSRGLNVRYIDYTPDPDMGYLREHLEGYERVYTLELLDHELERRLRRLCSETGAELVEIEGPFIFRRRLMDSYFRDGRFFLTSFYIRERRRLSILMENSKPKGGKWTFDRENRRRLPRGTNIPRPIELPENSYVREARSYVTERFSDNPGFMEHFNYPTTHREARIFLRDFIEKRLRNFGSYQDFISRDETFLFHSVLSSSLNICLLTPMEVLKAALSADAPLNSVEGFVRQVMGWREFIRAVYILRGSYQRTRNFFNHSGRLTDKLYYGRTGLEPYDNAVRRVLTWGYTHHIERLMVIGNLMLLLSIDPDEVYRWFMEMFIDSYDWVMVPNVYGMSQYADGGLMATKPYISSSNYILRMSDHARGDWCRVWDSLFWTFLSDKRTYIGENPRMRLLYRYLTDEKLENFQKVKRKFLEELRDP
- a CDS encoding ion transporter — translated: MPEDQLYNVVPMEYGELIRIKELTLLILIILDIVLLSYISFYPSNPGTVNAINQFDLFLCIILFLEFSINLKRADNRKGFLRENWMDILAFMPVDFFRAFRFIRIIRVVKVLALFRKYLKKFFTFLVDTHLDQALGILLFAIVGGTLFFYMIESGVNRSLHGPLDSLWYSITTTIVGEVVIPPTTLYGKAITSILMLVGVTFVGFLTASLASWFVKNPEEEKEIHDRIENIEKSIEDLKREVREIKELLQEK